One window of Channa argus isolate prfri chromosome 4, Channa argus male v1.0, whole genome shotgun sequence genomic DNA carries:
- the ripor1 gene encoding rho family-interacting cell polarization regulator 1 isoform X3, which translates to MSLSVRPVRRPTSKSITRSQSFTGVNTHDKSYRNSSVFNTPGLSRKSSRASRMFTMSIKPNPPPKVPQPERLDQVYEALKNGLQSYLQVHQMDLDNLSRQMKESKRNSRLGFLYELDKQVKVTERYIRRLEFHLSKIEELYEAYCLQRRLRDGANKMVKAYIASPGSKEARESLAEANKGYKEYTENMCVLESELENQLGEFHIRMKGLAGFARLCAGDQYEIFMKYGRQRWKLRGRIEINAKQVWDSEEMVFLPLINDFLSLKVTELKSLANHIIVGSVSCETKDLFAALPQNVAVDINDLGTIKLSLEVTWNPFDKEEQGSVASTVNKAPTVNKRFSTIFNQSTSPPDTPSLREQAFYNMLRRHEELENGTAWSNSSESSDDSSSPQLSVGGLHNCTHNKAIVVTPEIQPALTGSSSPQPDISFCLRESSFSNPNSIHRVSTVSEVPSIPEHQAENNREEEKGTITVTAKPDSEEEDAGKPSPNVGDDGVVTNSHTSRSYLRSLSHISESSTDGIVLSERSAADFVEVMSLASGISVNDIEMEMPSRTSEPPSSADTDTDVSPSILSVPEENTTADDITDPHPITKQQGTPSCCLTPSSSPTDGIDTLSQTNTHKELQCNNLPENADMTYLALKVPVEEEMPAAGANYLSREGDGPVDFRLEDAMGAVLSSLDDYRGQFPELQLLEQELTLLQVTLKGGRHSHSASVVSLTVETALGSFDFLNTSDWEEAEEEKAENRSRNGRSSENRGWDSPLNPSSPLTTGCTALDCALVVHLKNCSAQLLCLGMFGPLRCGEMYALDRLLRESRVLEIIRHITKDNPRRLRQPTEVMPQLDLCHGAVSLWQQCVGQGSVYSVSAESFLVTVYTVYSSILPERVSSLAGIVFLCLVERVLNQRLPRRGSNRDQVTVTLFQLWSYLEANNISDIETHITELAGEVWLIHRLETSDQDVIVQTLRHPAECSLRREGLHAVAKLLKDPRGKVSASASSVLRSLAAQSKQREQAVVSCLELLEDKSVDTRVCGCKALACLKAKESIDQLVYLCQTDKDEVRDAAKQALLMLGEEGKMAHRHVEMSHDSIPRLFAAGSMASTAF; encoded by the exons GAACTCCTCAGTGTTCAACACTCCAGGTCTCAGCAGAAAGTCCAGCAGAGCCAGCAGAATGTTTACTATGTCTATTAAGCCCAACCCACCACCTAAAGTCCCTCAACCAGAGCGGCTGGATCAGGTGTATGAGGCACTCAAGAATGGCCTTCA GTCTTATCTGCAGGTGCATCAGATGGATTTAGACAACCTCAGCAGACAGATGAAAGAATCAAAGAGGAACTCCAGACTT ggTTTCCTGTATGAACTGGACAAG CAAGTGAAGGTGACTGAGAGGTACATAAGACGACTAGAGTTTCACCTCAGCAAG ATCGAGGAGCTGTATGAAGCCTACTGTCTACAGAGGAGACTCAGGGATGGGGCAAACAAGATGGTGAAGGCATACATTGCCTCTCCCGGCAGTAAGGAGGCCAGGGAGAGTTTAGCAGAGGCCAATAAAGGATATAAAGAGTACACAGAG aacatgtgtgtgttggagagcGAGTTGGAGAACCAGCTTGGGGAATTCCACATTAGGATGAAAG GTCTCGCTGGATTTGCTAGATTGTGCGCTGGTGACCAGTATGAG ATCTTTATGAAATATGGGCGACAGCGGTGGAAGCTCCGAGGTAGAATAGAAATTAATGCTAAACAAGTGTGGGACAGTGAAGAGATGGTGTTTCTGCCGCTCATCAATGACTTTCTTTCTTTGAAG GTGACAGAGCTTAAGAGTTTAGCCAATCACATTATTGTAGGAAGTGTTTCCTGTGAGACCAAGGACCTGTTTGCTGCACTACCTCAGAATGTTGCTGTGGATATTAATGATCTTGGGACTATAAAGCTGAGTCTTGAAGTCACTTGGAA TCCATTTGATAAAGAGGAACAAGGTTCAGTGGCGAGTACTGTCAACAAAGCTCCAACCGTCAATAAGAGATTTTCAACAATCTTCAACCAGTCAACAAGTCCACCAGACACCCCGTCTTTACGTGAACAAGCTTTCTAT AACATGCTCCGTCGTCATGAAGAGCTGGAGAATGGAACAGCATGGTCTAATTCATCAGAGTCTTCAGATGACTCGTCTAGTCCTCAGCTGTCTGTAGGAGGACTACACAACTGTACACATAACAAG GCCATTGTGGTGACACCAGAGATTCAGCCAGCTTTAACAGGAAGTTCCTCTCCCCAGCCTGACATCTCATTTTGCCTCAGGGAGTCTTCCTTTTCAAATCCAAACTCCATCCACAGAGTCAGCACTGTCAGTGAGGTTCCCAGCATCCCCGAACACCAAGCAGAGAACAACAG ggaagaggagaaagggacAATCACTGTGACAGCAAAACCtgacagtgaggaggaggatgcaGGGAAACCATCTCCTAATGTAGGAGATGATGGGGTGGTTACCAACAGCCACACCTCACGCAGCTACTTGCGTTCTCTGAGTCACATCAGTGAAAGCAGCACTGATGGCATTGTGTTGTCAGAAAGGTCAGCCGCTGACTTTGTGGAGGTGATGTCTTTAGCCTCTGGGATCTCTGTCAATGACATTGAAATGGAGATGCCCAGCAGAACGTCTGAGCCTCCCAGCTCTGCTGACACAGACACTGATGTGTCACCAAGCATACTCAGTGTACCAGAAGAAAATACAACAGCTGATGATATTACAGATCCACACCCAATCACAAAGCAACAGGGTACACCTAGCTGTTGCCTCACACCCTCCTCTTCCCCGACTGATGGAATTGACACTttgtcacaaacaaacacacataaagagCTGCAGTGCAACAATCTCCCAGAAAATGCAGATATGACATATCTAGCTTTGAAGGTACCAGTGGAGGAGGAGATGCCAGCTGCAGGTGCAAATTATCTGTCCAGGGAGGGTGATGGTCCAGTGGATTTCAGGCTGGAGGATGCCATGGGAGCAGTACTTTCCTCCTTGGATGATTACAGAGGACAGTTTCCTGAGTTACAGCTACTAGAACAAGAGCTGACACTGTTGCAGGTTACACTGAAG ggtGGCAGACACAGCCATTCAGCCAGTGTGGTTAGCCTCACAGTGGAAACAGCACTTGGCAGCTTCGATTTCCTCAACACGTCCGACTGggaagaggcagaggaggaaaaagctgaaaacaggaGTAGAAATGGCAG GTCTTCAGAGAACCGAGGTTGGGACAGCCCCTTAAATCCCAGCTCACCCCTCACCACAGGCTGCACCGCTCTAGATTGTGCCCTAGTGGTCCACCTGAAGAACTGCAGTGCACAGCTGTTG TGCCTGGGCATGTTTGGTCCTCTGCGGTGTGGAGAGATGTATGCCTTAGACAGACTGCTGAGAGAGAGCAGAGTTCTTGAGATAATCCGACACATCACCAAGGACAACCCAAGACGGCTCAGACAGCCAACTGAAG TGATGCCACAGCTGGACCTGTGCCATGGTGCTGTGTCACTATGGCAACAATGTGTGGGGCAGGGCAGTGTATACAGCGTCTCTGCTGAGAGTTTTCTGGTCACAGTGTATACCGTCTACTCAAGCATATTGCCTGAGAGAGTCAGCAGCTTGGCCGGCATAG TGTTCTTGTGTCTGGTTGAGCGAGTGCTTAATCAGAGGTTACCACGACGAGGCAGCAACCGAGACCAAGTGACAGTGACACTGTTCCAGCTCTGGAGTTATTTAGAGGCAAACAACATCAGTGACATCGAAACACACATAACTGAACTGGCAGGAGAGG TGTGGTTAATACACCGTCTGGAGACATCTGACCAGGATGTGATTGTCCAAACTCTACGGCATCCTGCAGAGTGCAGCCTGAGGAGAGAAGGACTTCACGCTGTGGCTAAATTACTGAAAGACCCACGAGGAAAAGTGTCAGCCTCTGCCAGCTCTGTACTGAGAAGTCTGGCTGCGCAGTCCAAACAGAGGGAGCAG GCTGTGGTCAGCTGTCTGGAGCTGCTGGAAGACAAAAGTGTGGACACCAGGGTTTGCGGATGCAAGGCATTAGCCTGCCTCAAG GCCAAAGAAAGCATTGACCAGTTGGTGTACCTTTGTCAGACAGACAAGGATGAAGTCAGAGATGCAGCCAAACAAGCGCTACTAATGCTTG GTGAGGAAGGGAAGATGGCACACAGACATGTGGAAATGTCTCATGACAGCATACCGAGACTCTTCGCTGCAGGAAGCATGGCCAGCACAGCTTTCTAA
- the ripor1 gene encoding rho family-interacting cell polarization regulator 1 isoform X2, protein MEPHQGSPSRTLSTMSLSVRPVRRPTSKSITRSQSFTGVNTHDKSYRNSSVFNTPGLSRKSSRASRMFTMSIKPNPPPKVPQPERLDQVYEALKNGLQSYLQVHQMDLDNLSRQMKESKRNSRLGFLYELDKQVKVTERYIRRLEFHLSKIEELYEAYCLQRRLRDGANKMVKAYIASPGSKEARESLAEANKGYKEYTENMCVLESELENQLGEFHIRMKGLAGFARLCAGDQYEIFMKYGRQRWKLRGRIEINAKQVWDSEEMVFLPLINDFLSLKVTELKSLANHIIVGSVSCETKDLFAALPQNVAVDINDLGTIKLSLEVTWNPFDKEEQGSVASTVNKAPTVNKRFSTIFNQSTSPPDTPSLREQAFYNMLRRHEELENGTAWSNSSESSDDSSSPQLSVGGLHNCTHNKAIVVTPEIQPALTGSSSPQPDISFCLRESSFSNPNSIHRVSTVSEVPSIPEHQAENNREEEKGTITVTAKPDSEEEDAGKPSPNVGDDGVVTNSHTSRSYLRSLSHISESSTDGIVLSERSAADFVEVMSLASGISVNDIEMEMPSRTSEPPSSADTDTDVSPSILSVPEENTTADDITDPHPITKQQGTPSCCLTPSSSPTDGIDTLSQTNTHKELQCNNLPENADMTYLALKVPVEEEMPAAGANYLSREGDGPVDFRLEDAMGAVLSSLDDYRGQFPELQLLEQELTLLQVTLKGGRHSHSASVVSLTVETALGSFDFLNTSDWEEAEEEKAENRSRNGRSSENRGWDSPLNPSSPLTTGCTALDCALVVHLKNCSAQLLCLGMFGPLRCGEMYALDRLLRESRVLEIIRHITKDNPRRLRQPTEVMPQLDLCHGAVSLWQQCVGQGSVYSVSAESFLVTVYTVYSSILPERVSSLAGIVFLCLVERVLNQRLPRRGSNRDQVTVTLFQLWSYLEANNISDIETHITELAGEVWLIHRLETSDQDVIVQTLRHPAECSLRREGLHAVAKLLKDPRGKVSASASSVLRSLAAQSKQREQAVVSCLELLEDKSVDTRVCGCKALACLKAKESIDQLVYLCQTDKDEVRDAAKQALLMLGEEGKMAHRHVEMSHDSIPRLFAAGSMASTAF, encoded by the exons GAACTCCTCAGTGTTCAACACTCCAGGTCTCAGCAGAAAGTCCAGCAGAGCCAGCAGAATGTTTACTATGTCTATTAAGCCCAACCCACCACCTAAAGTCCCTCAACCAGAGCGGCTGGATCAGGTGTATGAGGCACTCAAGAATGGCCTTCA GTCTTATCTGCAGGTGCATCAGATGGATTTAGACAACCTCAGCAGACAGATGAAAGAATCAAAGAGGAACTCCAGACTT ggTTTCCTGTATGAACTGGACAAG CAAGTGAAGGTGACTGAGAGGTACATAAGACGACTAGAGTTTCACCTCAGCAAG ATCGAGGAGCTGTATGAAGCCTACTGTCTACAGAGGAGACTCAGGGATGGGGCAAACAAGATGGTGAAGGCATACATTGCCTCTCCCGGCAGTAAGGAGGCCAGGGAGAGTTTAGCAGAGGCCAATAAAGGATATAAAGAGTACACAGAG aacatgtgtgtgttggagagcGAGTTGGAGAACCAGCTTGGGGAATTCCACATTAGGATGAAAG GTCTCGCTGGATTTGCTAGATTGTGCGCTGGTGACCAGTATGAG ATCTTTATGAAATATGGGCGACAGCGGTGGAAGCTCCGAGGTAGAATAGAAATTAATGCTAAACAAGTGTGGGACAGTGAAGAGATGGTGTTTCTGCCGCTCATCAATGACTTTCTTTCTTTGAAG GTGACAGAGCTTAAGAGTTTAGCCAATCACATTATTGTAGGAAGTGTTTCCTGTGAGACCAAGGACCTGTTTGCTGCACTACCTCAGAATGTTGCTGTGGATATTAATGATCTTGGGACTATAAAGCTGAGTCTTGAAGTCACTTGGAA TCCATTTGATAAAGAGGAACAAGGTTCAGTGGCGAGTACTGTCAACAAAGCTCCAACCGTCAATAAGAGATTTTCAACAATCTTCAACCAGTCAACAAGTCCACCAGACACCCCGTCTTTACGTGAACAAGCTTTCTAT AACATGCTCCGTCGTCATGAAGAGCTGGAGAATGGAACAGCATGGTCTAATTCATCAGAGTCTTCAGATGACTCGTCTAGTCCTCAGCTGTCTGTAGGAGGACTACACAACTGTACACATAACAAG GCCATTGTGGTGACACCAGAGATTCAGCCAGCTTTAACAGGAAGTTCCTCTCCCCAGCCTGACATCTCATTTTGCCTCAGGGAGTCTTCCTTTTCAAATCCAAACTCCATCCACAGAGTCAGCACTGTCAGTGAGGTTCCCAGCATCCCCGAACACCAAGCAGAGAACAACAG ggaagaggagaaagggacAATCACTGTGACAGCAAAACCtgacagtgaggaggaggatgcaGGGAAACCATCTCCTAATGTAGGAGATGATGGGGTGGTTACCAACAGCCACACCTCACGCAGCTACTTGCGTTCTCTGAGTCACATCAGTGAAAGCAGCACTGATGGCATTGTGTTGTCAGAAAGGTCAGCCGCTGACTTTGTGGAGGTGATGTCTTTAGCCTCTGGGATCTCTGTCAATGACATTGAAATGGAGATGCCCAGCAGAACGTCTGAGCCTCCCAGCTCTGCTGACACAGACACTGATGTGTCACCAAGCATACTCAGTGTACCAGAAGAAAATACAACAGCTGATGATATTACAGATCCACACCCAATCACAAAGCAACAGGGTACACCTAGCTGTTGCCTCACACCCTCCTCTTCCCCGACTGATGGAATTGACACTttgtcacaaacaaacacacataaagagCTGCAGTGCAACAATCTCCCAGAAAATGCAGATATGACATATCTAGCTTTGAAGGTACCAGTGGAGGAGGAGATGCCAGCTGCAGGTGCAAATTATCTGTCCAGGGAGGGTGATGGTCCAGTGGATTTCAGGCTGGAGGATGCCATGGGAGCAGTACTTTCCTCCTTGGATGATTACAGAGGACAGTTTCCTGAGTTACAGCTACTAGAACAAGAGCTGACACTGTTGCAGGTTACACTGAAG ggtGGCAGACACAGCCATTCAGCCAGTGTGGTTAGCCTCACAGTGGAAACAGCACTTGGCAGCTTCGATTTCCTCAACACGTCCGACTGggaagaggcagaggaggaaaaagctgaaaacaggaGTAGAAATGGCAG GTCTTCAGAGAACCGAGGTTGGGACAGCCCCTTAAATCCCAGCTCACCCCTCACCACAGGCTGCACCGCTCTAGATTGTGCCCTAGTGGTCCACCTGAAGAACTGCAGTGCACAGCTGTTG TGCCTGGGCATGTTTGGTCCTCTGCGGTGTGGAGAGATGTATGCCTTAGACAGACTGCTGAGAGAGAGCAGAGTTCTTGAGATAATCCGACACATCACCAAGGACAACCCAAGACGGCTCAGACAGCCAACTGAAG TGATGCCACAGCTGGACCTGTGCCATGGTGCTGTGTCACTATGGCAACAATGTGTGGGGCAGGGCAGTGTATACAGCGTCTCTGCTGAGAGTTTTCTGGTCACAGTGTATACCGTCTACTCAAGCATATTGCCTGAGAGAGTCAGCAGCTTGGCCGGCATAG TGTTCTTGTGTCTGGTTGAGCGAGTGCTTAATCAGAGGTTACCACGACGAGGCAGCAACCGAGACCAAGTGACAGTGACACTGTTCCAGCTCTGGAGTTATTTAGAGGCAAACAACATCAGTGACATCGAAACACACATAACTGAACTGGCAGGAGAGG TGTGGTTAATACACCGTCTGGAGACATCTGACCAGGATGTGATTGTCCAAACTCTACGGCATCCTGCAGAGTGCAGCCTGAGGAGAGAAGGACTTCACGCTGTGGCTAAATTACTGAAAGACCCACGAGGAAAAGTGTCAGCCTCTGCCAGCTCTGTACTGAGAAGTCTGGCTGCGCAGTCCAAACAGAGGGAGCAG GCTGTGGTCAGCTGTCTGGAGCTGCTGGAAGACAAAAGTGTGGACACCAGGGTTTGCGGATGCAAGGCATTAGCCTGCCTCAAG GCCAAAGAAAGCATTGACCAGTTGGTGTACCTTTGTCAGACAGACAAGGATGAAGTCAGAGATGCAGCCAAACAAGCGCTACTAATGCTTG GTGAGGAAGGGAAGATGGCACACAGACATGTGGAAATGTCTCATGACAGCATACCGAGACTCTTCGCTGCAGGAAGCATGGCCAGCACAGCTTTCTAA
- the ripor1 gene encoding rho family-interacting cell polarization regulator 1 isoform X1 has translation MYSGYGGSPSRTLSTMSLSVRPVRRPTSKSITRSQSFTGVNTHDKSYRNSSVFNTPGLSRKSSRASRMFTMSIKPNPPPKVPQPERLDQVYEALKNGLQSYLQVHQMDLDNLSRQMKESKRNSRLGFLYELDKQVKVTERYIRRLEFHLSKIEELYEAYCLQRRLRDGANKMVKAYIASPGSKEARESLAEANKGYKEYTENMCVLESELENQLGEFHIRMKGLAGFARLCAGDQYEIFMKYGRQRWKLRGRIEINAKQVWDSEEMVFLPLINDFLSLKVTELKSLANHIIVGSVSCETKDLFAALPQNVAVDINDLGTIKLSLEVTWNPFDKEEQGSVASTVNKAPTVNKRFSTIFNQSTSPPDTPSLREQAFYNMLRRHEELENGTAWSNSSESSDDSSSPQLSVGGLHNCTHNKAIVVTPEIQPALTGSSSPQPDISFCLRESSFSNPNSIHRVSTVSEVPSIPEHQAENNREEEKGTITVTAKPDSEEEDAGKPSPNVGDDGVVTNSHTSRSYLRSLSHISESSTDGIVLSERSAADFVEVMSLASGISVNDIEMEMPSRTSEPPSSADTDTDVSPSILSVPEENTTADDITDPHPITKQQGTPSCCLTPSSSPTDGIDTLSQTNTHKELQCNNLPENADMTYLALKVPVEEEMPAAGANYLSREGDGPVDFRLEDAMGAVLSSLDDYRGQFPELQLLEQELTLLQVTLKGGRHSHSASVVSLTVETALGSFDFLNTSDWEEAEEEKAENRSRNGRSSENRGWDSPLNPSSPLTTGCTALDCALVVHLKNCSAQLLCLGMFGPLRCGEMYALDRLLRESRVLEIIRHITKDNPRRLRQPTEVMPQLDLCHGAVSLWQQCVGQGSVYSVSAESFLVTVYTVYSSILPERVSSLAGIVFLCLVERVLNQRLPRRGSNRDQVTVTLFQLWSYLEANNISDIETHITELAGEVWLIHRLETSDQDVIVQTLRHPAECSLRREGLHAVAKLLKDPRGKVSASASSVLRSLAAQSKQREQAVVSCLELLEDKSVDTRVCGCKALACLKAKESIDQLVYLCQTDKDEVRDAAKQALLMLGEEGKMAHRHVEMSHDSIPRLFAAGSMASTAF, from the exons GAACTCCTCAGTGTTCAACACTCCAGGTCTCAGCAGAAAGTCCAGCAGAGCCAGCAGAATGTTTACTATGTCTATTAAGCCCAACCCACCACCTAAAGTCCCTCAACCAGAGCGGCTGGATCAGGTGTATGAGGCACTCAAGAATGGCCTTCA GTCTTATCTGCAGGTGCATCAGATGGATTTAGACAACCTCAGCAGACAGATGAAAGAATCAAAGAGGAACTCCAGACTT ggTTTCCTGTATGAACTGGACAAG CAAGTGAAGGTGACTGAGAGGTACATAAGACGACTAGAGTTTCACCTCAGCAAG ATCGAGGAGCTGTATGAAGCCTACTGTCTACAGAGGAGACTCAGGGATGGGGCAAACAAGATGGTGAAGGCATACATTGCCTCTCCCGGCAGTAAGGAGGCCAGGGAGAGTTTAGCAGAGGCCAATAAAGGATATAAAGAGTACACAGAG aacatgtgtgtgttggagagcGAGTTGGAGAACCAGCTTGGGGAATTCCACATTAGGATGAAAG GTCTCGCTGGATTTGCTAGATTGTGCGCTGGTGACCAGTATGAG ATCTTTATGAAATATGGGCGACAGCGGTGGAAGCTCCGAGGTAGAATAGAAATTAATGCTAAACAAGTGTGGGACAGTGAAGAGATGGTGTTTCTGCCGCTCATCAATGACTTTCTTTCTTTGAAG GTGACAGAGCTTAAGAGTTTAGCCAATCACATTATTGTAGGAAGTGTTTCCTGTGAGACCAAGGACCTGTTTGCTGCACTACCTCAGAATGTTGCTGTGGATATTAATGATCTTGGGACTATAAAGCTGAGTCTTGAAGTCACTTGGAA TCCATTTGATAAAGAGGAACAAGGTTCAGTGGCGAGTACTGTCAACAAAGCTCCAACCGTCAATAAGAGATTTTCAACAATCTTCAACCAGTCAACAAGTCCACCAGACACCCCGTCTTTACGTGAACAAGCTTTCTAT AACATGCTCCGTCGTCATGAAGAGCTGGAGAATGGAACAGCATGGTCTAATTCATCAGAGTCTTCAGATGACTCGTCTAGTCCTCAGCTGTCTGTAGGAGGACTACACAACTGTACACATAACAAG GCCATTGTGGTGACACCAGAGATTCAGCCAGCTTTAACAGGAAGTTCCTCTCCCCAGCCTGACATCTCATTTTGCCTCAGGGAGTCTTCCTTTTCAAATCCAAACTCCATCCACAGAGTCAGCACTGTCAGTGAGGTTCCCAGCATCCCCGAACACCAAGCAGAGAACAACAG ggaagaggagaaagggacAATCACTGTGACAGCAAAACCtgacagtgaggaggaggatgcaGGGAAACCATCTCCTAATGTAGGAGATGATGGGGTGGTTACCAACAGCCACACCTCACGCAGCTACTTGCGTTCTCTGAGTCACATCAGTGAAAGCAGCACTGATGGCATTGTGTTGTCAGAAAGGTCAGCCGCTGACTTTGTGGAGGTGATGTCTTTAGCCTCTGGGATCTCTGTCAATGACATTGAAATGGAGATGCCCAGCAGAACGTCTGAGCCTCCCAGCTCTGCTGACACAGACACTGATGTGTCACCAAGCATACTCAGTGTACCAGAAGAAAATACAACAGCTGATGATATTACAGATCCACACCCAATCACAAAGCAACAGGGTACACCTAGCTGTTGCCTCACACCCTCCTCTTCCCCGACTGATGGAATTGACACTttgtcacaaacaaacacacataaagagCTGCAGTGCAACAATCTCCCAGAAAATGCAGATATGACATATCTAGCTTTGAAGGTACCAGTGGAGGAGGAGATGCCAGCTGCAGGTGCAAATTATCTGTCCAGGGAGGGTGATGGTCCAGTGGATTTCAGGCTGGAGGATGCCATGGGAGCAGTACTTTCCTCCTTGGATGATTACAGAGGACAGTTTCCTGAGTTACAGCTACTAGAACAAGAGCTGACACTGTTGCAGGTTACACTGAAG ggtGGCAGACACAGCCATTCAGCCAGTGTGGTTAGCCTCACAGTGGAAACAGCACTTGGCAGCTTCGATTTCCTCAACACGTCCGACTGggaagaggcagaggaggaaaaagctgaaaacaggaGTAGAAATGGCAG GTCTTCAGAGAACCGAGGTTGGGACAGCCCCTTAAATCCCAGCTCACCCCTCACCACAGGCTGCACCGCTCTAGATTGTGCCCTAGTGGTCCACCTGAAGAACTGCAGTGCACAGCTGTTG TGCCTGGGCATGTTTGGTCCTCTGCGGTGTGGAGAGATGTATGCCTTAGACAGACTGCTGAGAGAGAGCAGAGTTCTTGAGATAATCCGACACATCACCAAGGACAACCCAAGACGGCTCAGACAGCCAACTGAAG TGATGCCACAGCTGGACCTGTGCCATGGTGCTGTGTCACTATGGCAACAATGTGTGGGGCAGGGCAGTGTATACAGCGTCTCTGCTGAGAGTTTTCTGGTCACAGTGTATACCGTCTACTCAAGCATATTGCCTGAGAGAGTCAGCAGCTTGGCCGGCATAG TGTTCTTGTGTCTGGTTGAGCGAGTGCTTAATCAGAGGTTACCACGACGAGGCAGCAACCGAGACCAAGTGACAGTGACACTGTTCCAGCTCTGGAGTTATTTAGAGGCAAACAACATCAGTGACATCGAAACACACATAACTGAACTGGCAGGAGAGG TGTGGTTAATACACCGTCTGGAGACATCTGACCAGGATGTGATTGTCCAAACTCTACGGCATCCTGCAGAGTGCAGCCTGAGGAGAGAAGGACTTCACGCTGTGGCTAAATTACTGAAAGACCCACGAGGAAAAGTGTCAGCCTCTGCCAGCTCTGTACTGAGAAGTCTGGCTGCGCAGTCCAAACAGAGGGAGCAG GCTGTGGTCAGCTGTCTGGAGCTGCTGGAAGACAAAAGTGTGGACACCAGGGTTTGCGGATGCAAGGCATTAGCCTGCCTCAAG GCCAAAGAAAGCATTGACCAGTTGGTGTACCTTTGTCAGACAGACAAGGATGAAGTCAGAGATGCAGCCAAACAAGCGCTACTAATGCTTG GTGAGGAAGGGAAGATGGCACACAGACATGTGGAAATGTCTCATGACAGCATACCGAGACTCTTCGCTGCAGGAAGCATGGCCAGCACAGCTTTCTAA